In Saccharomyces cerevisiae S288C chromosome XV, complete sequence, the following proteins share a genomic window:
- the FRT1 gene encoding Frt1p (Tail-anchored ER membrane hypothetical protein; substrate of the phosphatase calcineurin; interacts with homolog Frt2p; promotes cell growth in stress conditions, possibly via a role in posttranslational translocation; FRT1 has a paralog, FRT2, that arose from the whole genome duplication): MNLLIDRMENPGSRNCTLLPPSFPRGFCKGRRASSGDAVKIKESGLQPQPQPEPLQAKTNVAHFSKSSSRLPVIAVNDNPVVPRPSTEVNLGSLLQKEREKEKEEQPALHDRRHLYVTKNRAHGVRQRSLEMTSLPVLGSTKTGKFSDFLFEDDIDNRVGRHSRSYSGASSLDDPFRVSPKTDFNSNRARLSCLSKGRRGSMSVFQSCHTGLAFNQIQGSSSSQRRSSAGSFDYERKRLVNQFLQPSLGNSDPFDTLRESVVFEPSSTAGGIKLGNMHSQSQISVNSSPSTSLFYHDLDGSAVNDSSSFLYSRSNVPAFLSSSAFSSTSSTSSDSEDVDRRSLNGVYPSLGYLTNQRKPRNSSGSSTAPGTDTLGFKYLLNRQKSADSSTRFKSVLKVNNNNGSAATPDSSSNSISKSNSNLNDNIDELNYYQNHISTLLVKIENEMRRNLNDTIIKNENNVQKTIQKYDLLSGELTLLLDEMTTLRTTVINQFLVKLKSDFDEDDNKAFINELKISVEESVAQLQGLERRMEVCQERLNKQKSSLREMDSLIELKNVLNKSKNNTKSIYLYRYFIIDIIAFLLMGGFIVYVKNLLTRFFTR, translated from the coding sequence ATGAACTTGCTAATTGACCGGATGGAGAATCCCGGATCGAGGAACTGTACCCTGTTACCTCCTTCATTCCCAAGAGGCTTTTGTAAGGGAAGAAGGGCTTCCAGTGGCGACGCAGTGAAGATAAAAGAATCCGGTCTACAGCCGCAGCCGCAGCCGGAACCTCTACAAGCTAAAACAAATGTTGCACACTTTTCGAAATCATCTTCTAGATTACCTGTCATAGCAGTGAATGATAATCCGGTGGTCCCAAGACCAAGCACTGAAGTAAACTTGGGATCGTTGTTACAAAAGGAAAGggagaaagaaaaggaggaaCAGCCTGCGCTGCATGATAGGAGACATTTATATGTGACAAAGAATAGGGCACATGGGGTACGACAACGTTCATTGGAAATGACTAGCTTACCTGTCCTGGGATCGACCAAAACCGGGAAGTTTAGcgattttttgtttgaagaTGACATCGATAACAGAGTAGGTCGACACAGTAGATCATATAGTGGGGCATCCAGTTTGGATGATCCATTCAGAGTGTCGCCGAAAACCGACTTCAACTCTAATAGGGCCAGATTGTCTTGCCTTAGTAAAGGACGTCGTGGTTCGATGTCCGTTTTCCAAAGCTGTCATACTGGGCTAGCTTTCAATCAAATACAGGGTTCCTCCTCTTCGCAACGTAGATCATCCGCTGGTTCTTTTGATTATGAGAGGAAACGATTGGTTAACCAATTTTTACAGCCTTCTTTGGGAAATTCAGACCCATTTGATACGTTGAGGGAGTCGGTAGTGTTTGAGCCCTCATCCACCGCTGGCGGCATTAAATTAGGGAATATGCATTCTCAATCACAAATTTCCGTAAACTCCTCCCCCAGCACATCTTTGTTTTATCATGATTTGGACGGTTCTGCTGTCAACGATTCTTCGTCATTTCTGTATTCCCGTTCTAATGTACCAGCATTTTTGTCGTCATCAGCCTTTTCGTCCACGTCATCCACCTCATCAGATTCAGAAGATGTGGATAGAAGAAGTTTAAACGGTGTATATCCCTCTTTAGGATATTTGACTAACCAGAGGAAACCAAGGAATTCATCAGGCTCTTCCACTGCACCTGGCACCGATACCTTGGGATTTAAGTATTTACTGAATAGGCAGAAGTCAGCGGATTCTTCCACTAGGTTCAAGAGTGTACTGAAGGtgaacaataataatggctCCGCAGCCACTCCTGATTCTAGCTCAAACTCTATTTCGAAGAGCAACtcaaatttgaatgataacattgatgaattgaattattatcaaaatcatATTTCGACACTTCTAGTGAAGATCGAGAATGAgatgagaagaaatttAAACGATACAATAATCAAGAATGAAAACAACGTTCAAAAAACTATCCAAAAGTATGATCTTCTATCAGGAGAGTTAACCCTTTTATTAGACGAAATGACCACCTTGCGAACCACGGTGATTAATCAATTCTTGGTCAAGTTGAAATCAGACTTTGACGAGGATGACAATAAGGCGTTTATTAATGAATTAAAGATATCAGTCGAAGAAAGTGTAGCGCAATTACAAGGATTGGAAAGGAGAATGGAGGTTTGCCAAGAGAGAttaaataaacaaaagtcCTCTCTAAGGGAAATGGATAGTTTGATAGAGCTGAAAAACGTGTTAAATAAATCGAAGAACAACACGAAATCCATCTACCTGTATAGGTATTTCATCATTGACATTATtgcatttcttttgatgGGCGGCTTTATCGTTTACGTCAAGAATTTGTTAACTCGTTTTTTTACTCGTTAA
- the LDB19 gene encoding Ldb19p (Alpha-arrestin, Ub-ligase adaptor for Rsp5p; regulates starvation- and substrate-induced Ub-dependent endocytosis of select plasma membrane localized amino acid transporters, recruiting Rsp5p to its targets; role in basal internalization and turnover of Ste2p, mating and zygote formation; recruits Rsp5p to Ste2p via its 2 PPXY motifs; inhibited by Npr1p-mediated phosphorylation, affecting cytosol and plasma membrane translocation; localization regulated by Rsp5p-dependent ubiquitination) produces the protein MAFSRLTSTHQSNHNGYSNSNKKGQSLPLTLSIDVESPPCVLYGSAMESSGAVLSGLFTVTVVDPYSSAEDKSLKNTESNVSTTSKSLKRKSTFGSALSSRLSSLSASTSNISPSTSSTSISHSPTPANLRIMAGYTKITITSVTLSLVQKIHFHKPFVPNISSMQTCMNCKTKITNMKSWEIQSNTQDLSVGSHSYPFSYLIPGSVPCSSSLGATAETQVKYELIAVVTYIDPHRNSFSSGHSTPRKEGSSSKKRLLQLAMPIAVTRSIPRGPDKNSLRVFPPTELTAAAVLPNVVYPKSTFPLEMKLDGVSSGDRRWRMRKLSWRIEETTRVKAHACPVHKHELRQLEEQVKIKESEKSKKPRSHIKRYGELGPQIRVAVNSLENMPSQRLPGEPGREQAPNSSGPASTGNVGLDDENPVNEDEEDQPGSEFIHPSDDALRQELLMQQQRARQQQLQQELKNNSSLFTEEVRIISKGEMKSGWKTDFDNNGKIELVTEIDCMGLNSGVSNPVMHASTLQTPSTGNKKPSINVACDIQDPNLGLYVSHILAVEIVVAEETLQYANGQPIRKPNSKNKKETNNNTMNVHNPDQRLAELSPIFANRNTPKVRRMGPEDITPVNSNKSNHSTNKEKASNGASNSNIVSVPTGAARVLRMQFRLTVTERSGLGISWDEEVPPIYQDVELLSPPCYELSINNGIKNKLYSTMSTPVRSEDDFVGGSDEDIGNYESQGLEPGPNVQEVTITQNKLTIPPTAHHYQPASSSQRSLTTVQSPPLESVVSVQGSVPFRGHVLTPHSTRDIRIQNFSDFLDSNRITQ, from the coding sequence ATGGCATTTTCACGTCTTACATCTACTCATCAGTCCAATCATAACGGCTACAGTAATAGCAACAAAAAAGGACAAAGTCTTCCACTAACCCTTTCTATTGATGTAGAATCACCGCCATGTGTTCTTTATGGGTCTGCTATGGAATCCTCAGGTGCTGTGCTAAGTGGACTTTTTACTGTGACGGTTGTCGATCCCTACAGTAGTGCTGAAGATAAATCTTTAAAGAATACAGAATCTAATGTGTCGACTACTTCTAAAAGcctaaaaagaaagagtaCATTTGGTTCTGCACTTTCATCTAGATTGTCCAGCTTGTCAGCGTCGACGTCAAATATCTCTCCTTCAACATCTTCTACATCCATATCGCATTCTCCCACGCCTGCTAATTTAAGAATAATGGCTGGTTATACCAAGATCACCATTACGTCGGTAACACTAAGTTTGGTACAGAAGATCCATTTCCATAAACCCTTTGTGCCTAATATTTCCTCAATGCAAACCTGTATGAACTGTAAAACAAAGATTACAAACATGAAAAGCTGGGAAATTCAGAGTAATACCCAGGATCTTTCTGTTGGAAGCCACTCTTACCCATTTTCCTATCTTATACCGGGGTCTGTCCCATGTTCTTCATCGCTAGGTGCTACGGCTGAAACCCAGGTCAAATACGAACTTATCGCTGTTGTGACGTATATAGATCCTCATAGaaattccttttcttccGGTCATTCTACTCCCAGGAAAGAAGGAAGCTCTTCTAAGAAGCGGTTGTTGCAACTAGCGATGCCCATCGCCGTGACTCGAAGTATACCGCGCGGGCCTGATAAGAATTCTCTAAGAGTATTTCCTCCTACAGAGTTaactgctgctgctgttcTTCCTAATGTTGTATATCCTAAATCTACTTTTCCTTTGGAGATGAAATTAGACGGTGTTTCTTCGGGGGATAGGAGATGGCGAATGCGTAAATTGAGTTGgagaattgaagaaactaCAAGAGTTAAAGCACATGCTTGTCCAGTGCACAAGCATGAATTGAGGCAGTTAGAAGAGCAGgttaaaataaaagagtcagaaaaaagtaaaaagcCACGCAGTCATATTAAGCGTTATGGTGAACTAGGCCCACAAATCCGGGTTGCAGTAAACTCTTTAGAAAATATGCCGTCGCAAAGGCTTCCAGGCGAGCCCGGTCGTGAACAAGCACCTAATTCTTCGGGTCCAGCGTCAACTGGTAATGTTGGacttgatgatgaaaatcctgttaatgaagatgaggaagacCAACCCGGTAGCGAATTCATCCATCCCAGTGACGACGCTTTGCGTCAGGAGTTACTAATGCAGCAACAACGCGCAagacaacaacaacttCAACAAGAGCTAAAAAACAACAGTAGTTTATTTACGGAAGAGGTTCGGATAATATCTAAGGGAGAAATGAAGAGTGGATGGAAAACCGATTTTGACAATAATGGAAAGATTGAGCTAGTTACAGAAATAGATTGTATGGGACTTAATTCAGGCGTCTCTAATCCGGTAATGCATGCATCGACACTACAAACTCCTTCCACGGGCAATAAGAAGCCCAGCATCAATGTGGCTTGCGATATACAGGATCCAAATTTAGGTTTGTATGTAAGCCACATCTTGGCAGTGGAAATAGTTGTTGCAGAAGAAACATTGCAATATGCCAATGGGCAACCTATACGGAAACCAAACtccaaaaacaagaaagaaactaatAACAATACGATGAATGTTCATAATCCTGATCAACGCTTAGCTGAATTATCTCCAATTTTTGCAAATAGAAATACACCGAAAGTACGGCGCATGGGGCCTGAAGATATAACACCGGTGAATAGTAATAAGTCCAACCATAGTACTAATAAGGAGAAGGCATCTAACGGTGCTAGTAACTCTAATATAGTGAGTGTTCCCACTGGTGCAGCACGTGTTTTAAGAATGCAATTCAGATTAACAGTCACTGAAAGATCTGGACTTGGAATCTCCTGGGACGAAGAAGTTCCTCCCATTTACCAAGATGTCGAGTTGCTCTCGCCACCATGTTACGAGCTCTCTATAAATAATGGAatcaaaaataaactttATTCAACAATGAGTACTCCTGTTAGATCAGAGGATGATTTTGTGGGCGGCAGCGATGAAGATATTGGGAACTATGAGAGCCAAGGGCTCGAACCTGGTCCTAACGTACAGGAAGTAACGATCACACAAAATAAATTAACGATACCACCAACCGCACATCACTACCAGCCTGCTTCCTCTTCGCAAAGAT
- the PRO2 gene encoding glutamate-5-semialdehyde dehydrogenase (Cytosolic gamma-glutamyl phosphate reductase; catalyzes the second step in proline biosynthesis) — protein MSSSQQIAKNARKAGNILKTISNEGRSDILYKIHDALKANAHAIEEANKIDLAVAKETGLADSLLKRLDLFKGDKFEVMLQGIKDVAELEDPVGKVKMARELDDGLTLYQVTAPVGVLLVIFESRPEVIANITALSIKSGNAAILKGGKESVNTFREMAKIVNDTIAQFQSETGVPVGSVQLIETRQDVSDLLDQDEYIDLVVPRGSNALVRKIKDTTKIPVLGHADGICSIYLDEDADLIKAKRISLDAKTNYPAGCNAMETLLINPKFSKWWEVLENLTLEGGVTIHATKDLKTAYFDKLNELGKLTEAIQCKTVDADEEQDFDKEFLSLDLAAKFVTSTESAIQHINTHSSRHTDAIVTENKANAEKFMKGVDSSGVYWNASTRFADGFRYGFGAEVGISTSKIHARGPVGLDGLVSYQYQIRGDGQVASDYLGAGGNKAFVHKDLDIKTVTL, from the coding sequence ATGTCCAGTTCACAACAAATAGCCAAAAATGCCCGTAAAGCAgggaatattttgaaaaccaTCTCAAACGAGGGCAGATCAGATATTTTATACAAAATTCACGATGCCCTGAAGGCTAATGCGCATGCCATTGAAGAAGCGAATAAAATCGATTTAGCTGTTGCCAAAGAGACTGGCCTAGCGGATTCTTTATTGAAACGTCTCGACCTATTTAAAGGGGACAAATTTGAAGTTATGTTACAAGGTATTAAGGATGTAGCCGAACTAGAAGACCCTGTTGGCAAGGTTAAAATGGCCAGGGAATTAGATGATGGCTTGACGTTGTACCAAGTAACCGCTCCAGTCGGCGTTTTGTTAGTTATCTTTGAATCCCGTCCAGAAGTTATTGCCAATATTACCGCATTGAGTATCAAGTCTGGTAATGCTGCAATTTTGAAGGGTGGTAAAGAGTCTGTGAACACGTTCAGAGAAATGGCAAAGATCGTTAACGACACCATTGCACAATTCCAAAGTGAGACTGGTGTTCCTGTGGGCTCTGTGCAATTGATCGAAACCAGACAGGATGTTTCCGACTTGTTGGATCAAGATGAGTACATCGACTTAGTTGTTCCTCGTGGTTCCAATGCCTTAGTCAGAAAAATCAAGGACACTACAAAAATTCCCGTGTTGGGTCATGCGGATGGTATCTGCTCAATTTACTTGGATGAAGACGCAGATTTGATTAAGGCAAAAAGAATTAGTTTGGATGCAAAGACTAACTACCCAGCTGGTTGCAACGCTATGGAAACGTTGTTGATTAACCCAAAATTCTCTAAGTGGTGGGAAGTTCTGGAAAACTTAACTTTGGAAGGCGGAGTGACTATCCACGCTAcaaaagatttgaaaactgCGTATTTTGATAAACTGAATGAGTTAGGGAAATTGACAGAAGCAATTCAATGCAAAACCGTTGATGCTGATGAGGAGCAAGATTTTGATAAGGAATTTTTATCCTTGGATTTGGCTGCCAAGTTTGTTACATCTACAGAATCGGCCATTCAACATATAAATACACACTCTTCGAGACATACCGACGCTATTGTAACGGAAAATAAAGCAAacgctgaaaaatttatgaAGGGTGTCGACTCCTCTGGTGTTTACTGGAATGCATCAACTAGATTTGCCGATGGTTTCAGGTACGGTTTTGGTGCTGAAGTGGGTATTTCTACCTCTAAGATTCACGCCCGTGGTCCAGTTGGCTTGGACGGTCTGGTGAGTTATCAATACCAAATAAGAGGTGACGGCCAGGTTGCTAGTGACTACCTTGGTGCTGGTGGTAACAAAGCTTTTGTTCACAAGGATTTAGATATAAAGACTGTGAcattataa